The sequence CTTTGATACCATGCTGGCGTCTTACGTGTACAACAGTGTGGGCGGCAAGCATGACATGGATAGCTTGGCACTGCGATTTTTACAGCATCCATGCATCTCTTTTGAACAAATTGCCGGTAAAGGCAAAAAGCAGCTCACCTTCAACCAAATTGACTTAGCTGAAGCTTCACCGTATGCGGCAGAAGATGCCGATGTGACGTTACGACTGCACAATCATCTGAATGCATTTTTAGAACAGAATGAAAAACTTAACTCTGTTTATCAAGACATTGAAATTCCACTCATACCGGTACTTTCGCGCATTGAGCGTCGCGGGGTATTGATTGATGACATGCTGCTAGGAACTCAATCACAAGAGATTGCCCAGCGTCTGGATGAGTTACAAGCCAAAGCATTTGAGTTGGCAGGTAAAGAATTTAACTTAAGCTCACCAAAACAGTTGCAAGGAATTCTATTTGAAGAGATGGGATTACCGGTTATCAAGAAAACACCTTCTGGCGCACCGTCAACCAATGAAGAAGTGTTGCAAGAGCTTGCCTTGGATTACCCACTGCCGAAACTGATTCTTGAGCATCGTGGTTTAGCGAAATTGAAGTCTACTTACACCGATAAGTTGCCGAAGATGATCAACCCAAGTACTGGACGTGTGCATACTTCTTATCATCAAGGCGTGACTGCAACCGGACGTTTGTCATCGACCGATCCAAACTTGCAGAATATCCCTATTCGTAATGAAGAAGGACGTCGTATTCGTCAGGCATTTGTGGCTCCACACGGCTGGAAAATTCTGGCGGTCGATTACTCGCAAATTGAGCTGCGTATCATGGCTCACCTTTCCGGTGATAAAGCGTTATTGGAAGCCTTTAGAACAGGTAAAGACATCCACGCAGCGACCGCCGCCGAGATCTTGGGTGTCGATATTGAGCAAGTGACTAGCGAGCAACGTCGCCGTGCTAAAGCGGTTAACTTTGGCCTTATCTATGGCATGAGTGCCTTCGGCTTAGCCAAGCAACTAGGCATTGCTCGTGGTGAAGCTCAACACTACATGGATACCTATTTTGAGCGTTACCCTGGCGTAATGCAGTACATGGAAGAAACTCGTAGCCAAGCAACGGAGCAGGGCTATGTTGAAACCTTGTTTGGACGTCATCTATACCTGCCAGAGATTAACTCTCGTAACGGTATGCGTCGTAAAGCGGCCGAACGTGCGGCAATCAACGCACCGATGCAAGGCACGGCAGCAGATATCATCAAGAAAGCGATGCTGTTAGTTGATGAGTGGATTGAAAAACAACAAGGTGAACCTAAGGTTCGTATGTTAATGCAAGTACACGATGAATTGGTTTTCGAGGTTCGTGAAGATGCATTACAAGAGATTGAAAGTAACATACAGAATTTAATGGAATCTGCGGCTAAATTGGATGTTCCACTAGTGGCTGATGCAGGTCATGGTGATAACTGGGATGAGGCACACTAGACAATTATTGAAAACGAATAGGTTGTTAGTGAGAGGTGTATCACTTATACAGCCTATAATCGTCTGTAATTTAAACAACAATAGGTTAGGTAGAATTTTTCAAAGGAAAGGTTTTTTTTGAAAAAAAACTACAAAAAGTGTTGGCATTTGTTCTCAGATCGGGTAGATT is a genomic window of Vibrio neonatus containing:
- the polA gene encoding DNA polymerase I; the protein is MATIPENSLILIDGSSYLYRAFHAYPGTMSNGEHPTNAVYGVMNMLRSMMRQFSSERIAVIFDAKGKTFRDDMYPEYKANRPPMPDDLRSQIEPLHNMIKAMGLPLISITGVEADDVIGTLSAAASKKGMPVLISTGDKDMAQLVDENVTLINTMTNVVSDREGVIEKFGIPPELIIDYLALMGDKVDNIPGVPGVGDKTATALLQGIGGLDDIYANLDSIAALGFRGSKTMAKKLLEHKESAYLSYRLATIKLDVELEVTLDDLVKATPDKDLLISLYGKMAFKSWLNELLEGGTGVVEADEKSGRAVSGAGAKKEITPTISEKAITIDRSKYQTILDEETFNTWLEKLKQADVFAFDTETDSLDYMVANLVGLSFATEEGEAAYVPVAHDYLDAPAQLERSWVLEQLKPLLEDPKQAKVGQNLKYDASVLARYDIDMQGIAFDTMLASYVYNSVGGKHDMDSLALRFLQHPCISFEQIAGKGKKQLTFNQIDLAEASPYAAEDADVTLRLHNHLNAFLEQNEKLNSVYQDIEIPLIPVLSRIERRGVLIDDMLLGTQSQEIAQRLDELQAKAFELAGKEFNLSSPKQLQGILFEEMGLPVIKKTPSGAPSTNEEVLQELALDYPLPKLILEHRGLAKLKSTYTDKLPKMINPSTGRVHTSYHQGVTATGRLSSTDPNLQNIPIRNEEGRRIRQAFVAPHGWKILAVDYSQIELRIMAHLSGDKALLEAFRTGKDIHAATAAEILGVDIEQVTSEQRRRAKAVNFGLIYGMSAFGLAKQLGIARGEAQHYMDTYFERYPGVMQYMEETRSQATEQGYVETLFGRHLYLPEINSRNGMRRKAAERAAINAPMQGTAADIIKKAMLLVDEWIEKQQGEPKVRMLMQVHDELVFEVREDALQEIESNIQNLMESAAKLDVPLVADAGHGDNWDEAH